In a genomic window of bacterium:
- a CDS encoding ACT domain-containing protein, whose protein sequence is MIRQLAVFLENKPGRLAAVADCLAKAGINIRALSVAETKDYGVVRFIPNEPEKAKEALLKEGYAVIETEVLAVDVPDKPGGLASVTSLLAKEGINIEYCYASVIRLKESAILILQVDDKERASALLKEAGIRLLTQDDVKAI, encoded by the coding sequence ATGATAAGGCAGTTAGCTGTGTTCTTGGAAAATAAGCCGGGCAGATTAGCGGCGGTGGCTGATTGTCTTGCCAAAGCAGGGATTAACATTAGGGCGCTTTCGGTTGCTGAGACGAAGGACTACGGAGTTGTTAGATTCATACCTAATGAGCCGGAAAAGGCGAAGGAAGCCCTTCTCAAAGAGGGATATGCTGTTATTGAGACGGAGGTATTGGCAGTTGATGTGCCCGACAAGCCTGGTGGATTAGCCTCAGTAACTTCTCTCCTCGCGAAGGAAGGGATAAATATTGAATATTGTTATGCGAGCGTTATAAGGTTGAAGGAAAGCGCTATCCTCATCCTACAGGTTGACGATAAGGAAAGGGCAAGCGCTCTATTGAAGGAAGCGGGCATTCGCTTATTGACGCAGGACGATGTCAAAGCCATTTAA
- the rpiB gene encoding ribose 5-phosphate isomerase B codes for MRIALGSDHAGFHLKEELKQYLRERGWEVEDCGAFNTAPSDYPDIAFFVAEKVARGEVDRAILVCGTGIGMCMASDKVEGIRCAVCTDETTARFARTHNDANILAIGARIVGSELAKSIVDVFLNTPFSGAERHIRRIKKIEEYEKRRKRE; via the coding sequence ATGCGGATTGCTCTCGGTAGCGACCACGCGGGCTTTCATTTAAAGGAAGAATTGAAGCAGTATCTGAGGGAGAGAGGATGGGAAGTGGAGGATTGTGGTGCTTTCAACACCGCCCCTTCCGATTATCCTGATATAGCTTTCTTTGTAGCGGAGAAGGTGGCGAGGGGAGAGGTGGATAGGGCGATACTTGTTTGTGGGACGGGGATAGGCATGTGTATGGCGTCGGATAAAGTGGAGGGGATTAGGTGTGCTGTATGCACCGACGAAACGACCGCTCGCTTCGCTCGCACTCACAACGATGCGAATATACTTGCCATAGGGGCAAGAATAGTGGGGAGCGAGCTTGCCAAGAGCATCGTAGATGTTTTCTTGAACACGCCCTTCTCTGGGGCAGAGAGACACATAAGAAGGATTAAAAAGATAGAGGAATATGAGAAAAGGAGGAAAAGAGAATGA
- a CDS encoding serine hydroxymethyltransferase encodes MASLKEVDPDVWNAIKGELVRERNKLELIASENFAPRAVLEAAGSIMTNKYAEGYPGRRYYGGCEFMDIVENLAIERAKALFGAEHANVQPHSGTQANMAVYFATLKPGDTIMGMNLAHGGHLSHGSPVNFSGIFYNVVFYGVSRETEMIDYEEVYRLAQQYKPKLIIAGASAYPRVIDFQRFKEIADDVGALLMVDMAHIAGLVAAGIHPSPVPYSHFVTSTTHKTLRGPRSGFILCKQEFAKIIDKMVMPGMQGGPLMHIISAKAVCFKLAMSSEFKAYQERIVKNAKALAKALSERGFRIISGGTDNHLMLVDVKSKGITGKQAELLLDEVGITVNKNLIPFDEEKPMVTSGIRLGTPALTTRGMGEEEMEEIGDIIASVLLHPDDENVKKQARERVARLCERFPLYEGLNGLWKD; translated from the coding sequence ATGGCTTCTTTGAAGGAAGTTGACCCAGATGTCTGGAATGCGATAAAGGGTGAATTAGTAAGGGAAAGGAACAAGCTGGAACTTATTGCCTCGGAGAACTTCGCTCCTCGCGCTGTTTTGGAAGCGGCAGGTTCGATTATGACGAACAAGTATGCCGAGGGATATCCGGGTAGGCGATATTATGGTGGATGCGAGTTTATGGATATCGTTGAGAACCTTGCCATAGAGAGGGCTAAAGCCCTCTTCGGGGCGGAACATGCCAATGTGCAACCCCACTCGGGCACGCAAGCTAATATGGCGGTCTACTTCGCCACTTTAAAGCCTGGAGATACTATTATGGGAATGAACCTCGCCCATGGTGGACATCTTTCCCATGGTAGCCCCGTTAACTTCTCCGGAATTTTCTATAATGTCGTCTTCTACGGAGTTTCAAGGGAAACAGAGATGATAGATTATGAGGAAGTCTATCGTTTGGCTCAGCAGTATAAGCCCAAATTGATAATCGCCGGCGCTTCCGCTTATCCAAGGGTTATAGATTTCCAGAGATTCAAGGAGATAGCAGATGATGTGGGTGCGCTCTTGATGGTTGATATGGCTCACATTGCGGGATTGGTCGCTGCGGGAATCCATCCCTCCCCTGTTCCCTACTCCCACTTCGTGACATCAACAACTCACAAAACGTTGAGAGGTCCCCGCTCGGGATTCATTCTCTGCAAGCAGGAGTTCGCTAAAATCATAGACAAAATGGTGATGCCTGGTATGCAAGGTGGACCATTAATGCATATAATCTCGGCTAAAGCTGTCTGTTTCAAGCTGGCAATGAGCTCTGAATTTAAAGCTTATCAGGAAAGGATAGTAAAAAACGCGAAAGCCCTCGCTAAAGCCTTGTCTGAAAGGGGATTCCGTATAATCTCTGGTGGAACAGACAACCACCTTATGTTGGTAGATGTTAAGTCAAAAGGGATAACGGGAAAGCAGGCGGAGCTTTTGTTGGATGAAGTGGGAATAACTGTCAACAAGAACCTCATTCCCTTTGATGAGGAAAAGCCGATGGTGACTTCGGGTATAAGACTTGGGACACCAGCTCTGACCACGAGAGGAATGGGGGAGGAAGAAATGGAGGAAATAGGGGATATAATTGCAAGCGTTCTATTACATCCCGATGATGAGAATGTCAAGAAGCAGGCAAGGGAGAGGGTAGCGAGATTATGTGAGCGATTCCCTCTATATGAAGGATTGAATGGTTTATGGAAGGATTAA
- a CDS encoding dCMP deaminase family protein, with protein sequence MEGLTRPSWDEYFMQIARVVATRSTCLRRQVGAVLVKEKRILTTGYNGAPRGLPHCLEVGCLREQLGIPSGERQELCRGLHAEQNAIIQAAYYGVSIEGATLYCTHQPCITCAKMLINAGIKKIIFEAPYPDELAEQMLKEAGVELIKIK encoded by the coding sequence ATGGAAGGATTAACGAGACCCTCTTGGGATGAATATTTTATGCAGATAGCAAGGGTCGTGGCGACCCGTTCAACTTGTTTAAGGAGACAAGTTGGAGCAGTATTAGTTAAGGAGAAAAGGATTCTTACCACAGGTTATAATGGGGCTCCTCGTGGATTGCCTCATTGTCTTGAAGTTGGTTGCTTGAGGGAGCAATTGGGGATTCCCTCGGGTGAGAGACAGGAGCTTTGCCGTGGTTTACACGCAGAGCAAAACGCCATCATTCAAGCTGCTTATTACGGAGTCTCAATTGAAGGAGCTACTCTCTATTGCACCCATCAGCCCTGCATAACTTGCGCGAAGATGTTAATCAATGCGGGAATTAAAAAGATAATCTTTGAGGCACCTTATCCCGATGAATTGGCTGAGCAGATGCTGAAGGAGGCGGGAGTGGAGCTGATAAAGATAAAATGA
- a CDS encoding undecaprenyl/decaprenyl-phosphate alpha-N-acetylglucosaminyl 1-phosphate transferase — MKFHPFVLFLIAFVLSLLLTPFSIFIAKKVGALAVPDERRRHKGYIPQLGGLAIFLSFVFTSFFLLLKGVISWESGYNAVIVGGGLIVILGILDDIFELPAYLKFIGQAIVACLAIAMGLRVSLLSSPFSGGYIRLGIIGTIGTFFWIVGLINAINFIDGLDGLAAGICAISSVALFTLSLFLQRIEVALLFLILAGSCLGFLPFNFYPAKTFMGDTGAMFLGYTIAVLAVMGAVKTALLVSIGVPFFVLAIPIIDALFVTSKRIANRRSPFRGDREHIHFTLLNRGYSEREVVIILYLATILFSGLALFLARS; from the coding sequence ATGAAATTCCATCCCTTTGTCCTATTTCTCATCGCCTTTGTTCTTTCACTTCTTTTAACTCCTTTTTCCATTTTCATCGCGAAGAAGGTTGGTGCTCTTGCTGTCCCCGATGAACGGAGGCGTCATAAGGGATATATTCCTCAGCTTGGCGGATTAGCCATCTTCCTTTCCTTTGTGTTCACTTCTTTTTTCCTTCTGCTAAAGGGAGTCATAAGTTGGGAGAGTGGATATAACGCGGTCATTGTAGGTGGTGGGTTGATAGTGATTCTGGGGATATTGGACGACATCTTTGAACTTCCCGCTTATCTCAAGTTCATCGGTCAGGCAATTGTCGCTTGCCTAGCTATCGCGATGGGTTTAAGGGTTTCCCTTTTATCATCTCCCTTCAGTGGAGGGTATATCCGTTTGGGAATTATAGGAACGATAGGGACTTTCTTCTGGATTGTGGGACTAATAAACGCGATAAACTTCATTGACGGCTTGGACGGTTTAGCGGCGGGGATATGCGCCATCTCATCCGTAGCCCTTTTCACCCTTTCCCTTTTCCTTCAGAGAATTGAAGTCGCTCTTCTCTTCCTCATCCTCGCCGGTTCTTGTCTCGGCTTTCTTCCCTTCAATTTTTACCCGGCGAAGACATTTATGGGCGACACTGGAGCGATGTTCCTCGGCTACACCATAGCCGTCCTCGCTGTGATGGGAGCGGTTAAAACCGCCCTCCTCGTTTCAATAGGCGTTCCCTTTTTCGTCTTAGCCATTCCGATTATTGATGCCCTTTTCGTTACCTCAAAGAGGATAGCTAACAGACGCTCACCTTTTAGAGGTGATAGGGAACATATTCATTTCACGCTCTTAAACAGAGGATACAGCGAAAGGGAAGTCGTCATTATTCTTTATTTAGCCACGATTCTTTTCTCAGGTTTAGCTTTATTTCTCGCGAGGAGTTGA
- the wecB gene encoding UDP-N-acetylglucosamine 2-epimerase (non-hydrolyzing), translated as MKIICVVGTRPDAIKMAPLIKKLKEDERFEVKVLASAQHREMLDVALRDFDIIPDYDLNVMRRLQSLEELSARLLKRVGEILRKEKPDMMIVQGDTTTTFISSLVAFYQKVRVAHLEAGLRTNDKFAPFPEEINRRLTTHIADLHFAPTRRAKENLLREGIEEERIFVTGNTVIDALEMALEKNCELPVSSKGRYILLTMHRRENWGEPMRRVALAVKKLLKEFKDLELVFPMHRNPIVRRTVKPILKGERIHLLEPLSFIHFVKLMQGAYFIMTDSGGIQEEASYLGKPVLILREVTERPEVVEAGCGVLVGTEEDKIVEESKKLLQSREEYVKMSRKVKIFGDGKAKDRVYQAILYFLGWRKEKVEEFEPIC; from the coding sequence ATGAAGATAATTTGCGTTGTTGGGACGAGACCCGATGCGATAAAGATGGCACCACTAATTAAAAAACTCAAAGAGGACGAGAGATTTGAGGTAAAGGTCCTCGCCTCAGCCCAACATAGGGAAATGCTTGATGTCGCTTTAAGGGATTTTGATATAATTCCCGATTATGACTTGAATGTTATGCGAAGACTTCAAAGTTTGGAGGAACTTTCTGCAAGATTGTTGAAGAGGGTAGGGGAAATATTGAGGAAGGAAAAACCGGATATGATGATTGTGCAGGGAGATACAACAACGACTTTCATATCCTCCCTCGTAGCGTTTTATCAAAAGGTGAGGGTAGCGCATCTTGAGGCTGGATTGAGAACAAATGATAAGTTTGCTCCCTTTCCCGAGGAGATAAATAGGCGATTGACAACTCATATAGCGGATTTGCATTTCGCCCCTACGAGAAGGGCTAAGGAGAATCTTTTGAGGGAAGGGATAGAGGAGGAGAGGATATTCGTTACCGGCAACACGGTAATAGATGCGTTGGAGATGGCTTTAGAGAAGAACTGTGAGCTTCCTGTTTCTTCCAAAGGGCGCTACATCCTCCTGACGATGCATAGAAGGGAGAATTGGGGAGAGCCTATGAGAAGGGTCGCTTTAGCGGTCAAGAAATTATTGAAAGAATTCAAGGACTTGGAGCTCGTTTTTCCAATGCACAGAAATCCAATTGTGAGGAGGACGGTTAAGCCGATTTTGAAGGGGGAAAGAATTCATCTTCTTGAGCCGCTTTCATTTATACACTTCGTAAAACTAATGCAGGGTGCCTACTTTATCATGACGGATTCTGGTGGTATACAAGAGGAAGCATCATATCTGGGGAAACCGGTTTTGATTTTGCGTGAGGTAACAGAGCGTCCCGAGGTGGTTGAGGCTGGCTGTGGGGTTTTAGTTGGGACGGAGGAGGATAAAATCGTTGAAGAAAGCAAAAAACTCTTGCAATCTCGGGAGGAATATGTGAAAATGTCAAGGAAGGTGAAAATATTTGGAGATGGAAAGGCGAAAGATAGAGTTTATCAAGCTATCCTCTATTTTCTCGGCTGGAGGAAGGAAAAAGTTGAGGAGTTTGAGCCGATATGTTAG
- a CDS encoding AI-2E family transporter — protein sequence MLGRRELFTTFLWRLLLIALFGYFLWRIRSLVLIIIIAVILYYCLAPFIKWLQRRRFWGRIKGGARRTISAIIVIIVTLGIAVGASYFLVSPLVGEARSLQVNITKYTKDLVKIAEDVQRKLLNLPDPYQKVIADQFAKITEYISTGVQWIVEKTVSAFGHILEVFLIPIIAFYLAIGAKGLRRELFLFIPPKYARKALLILRETDLALRQFIVGQFLACLIVWIIVWGGLAILGMDYPLFLGVIAGITRAIPIIGPIAGGAPIVLLALIKSPLFSLYVLVFFSFVQFIDDKFILPLFIGHQMRLHPITIIIAVFIGGEFFGILGMFMATPVAAAIKSLFHIFYAPKVRI from the coding sequence ATGTTAGGTAGGAGGGAGCTCTTCACTACTTTCCTCTGGCGTCTGCTATTAATCGCTCTTTTCGGTTATTTTCTCTGGAGAATTCGCTCGCTCGTCCTCATAATTATCATTGCGGTTATCTTATACTATTGTCTTGCTCCTTTCATCAAATGGCTTCAGAGAAGAAGGTTTTGGGGGAGGATAAAGGGCGGTGCGAGGAGAACAATCAGCGCGATTATAGTGATAATAGTCACACTTGGCATCGCTGTTGGCGCCTCTTATTTCCTTGTGAGCCCGCTCGTAGGCGAGGCAAGAAGCTTGCAGGTAAACATAACAAAATACACAAAGGATTTGGTAAAGATAGCGGAGGATGTTCAGAGAAAGCTCCTAAATCTACCTGACCCATATCAGAAGGTGATTGCTGACCAATTCGCGAAAATCACAGAGTATATCTCCACGGGCGTTCAATGGATAGTTGAGAAAACCGTATCCGCATTCGGACATATCTTGGAGGTCTTCCTCATCCCAATCATAGCCTTCTATTTAGCAATAGGAGCGAAGGGATTGAGAAGAGAGCTTTTCCTTTTCATCCCTCCCAAATATGCTCGCAAGGCGCTTCTGATATTGAGGGAAACGGACTTGGCTCTTCGTCAATTCATAGTTGGGCAGTTTTTAGCATGTCTCATCGTTTGGATTATTGTGTGGGGAGGTTTAGCGATTTTGGGAATGGATTATCCCCTTTTTCTCGGCGTAATCGCTGGGATAACAAGGGCGATTCCCATCATTGGACCGATTGCAGGAGGCGCCCCTATAGTTCTCTTAGCTCTCATAAAATCACCCCTATTTTCCCTTTATGTCCTCGTCTTTTTCTCCTTCGTTCAGTTCATAGATGACAAATTCATTCTCCCTCTATTTATCGGACATCAGATGCGACTTCATCCGATAACGATAATCATTGCTGTATTCATAGGTGGGGAATTTTTTGGCATCTTGGGGATGTTTATGGCAACTCCCGTGGCGGCGGCGATTAAATCACTCTTTCACATCTTCTACGCACCGAAGGTGAGGATTTGA
- a CDS encoding glucose-1-phosphate thymidylyltransferase, which yields MKGLILSGGKGERMRPLTYTSAKQLLPVANKPVLFYAIETLLEAGIKEIGIVVGETKGEIIKALGNGSRWGINLTYIEQETPAGLAHAVKVAHHFLGDEPFVMFLGDNIIKEGIKSFVEEYEREKPDALVLLSPSKHPEKFGVAVVEEGRIVKLMEKPKPPPSNLALVGCYIFNQHIFSACREIKPSKRGELEITDAIQWLIDKGYRVSYHIIKGWWKDTGMAEDLLEANRLVLEEIEEEIKGDIDDLTKVSGRVKIGLGSMIRNSVLRGPLVIGDNCVIEDSYIGPFTSIGNDVKVKETEIEHSIILDGCFINLKGRLEDTILGKGVILKRTEGRPLSYKLIAGDKSILEVM from the coding sequence ATGAAGGGACTGATTTTATCGGGAGGCAAAGGGGAAAGGATGAGGCCCCTTACTTATACATCCGCCAAGCAACTTCTTCCCGTTGCCAACAAACCGGTTCTCTTTTACGCGATTGAGACCCTCCTTGAGGCGGGAATAAAGGAAATAGGGATAGTTGTGGGCGAGACGAAGGGGGAGATAATCAAGGCTTTGGGAAATGGCTCTCGTTGGGGAATAAATCTGACTTATATTGAGCAGGAAACGCCAGCTGGGCTCGCCCACGCGGTGAAGGTCGCCCATCACTTCCTTGGGGACGAACCATTCGTTATGTTCCTAGGTGATAATATCATAAAGGAGGGGATAAAGAGCTTCGTAGAGGAGTACGAGAGGGAGAAACCTGATGCCCTCGTTCTTTTATCGCCTTCAAAGCATCCCGAGAAGTTCGGCGTTGCGGTTGTTGAAGAGGGAAGGATTGTAAAATTGATGGAAAAGCCGAAACCACCTCCAAGCAACCTTGCCCTCGTCGGCTGCTACATCTTCAACCAGCATATCTTCTCCGCCTGTAGGGAGATTAAACCCTCAAAGAGGGGAGAGCTGGAGATAACGGATGCAATCCAATGGCTGATAGATAAAGGATATAGGGTTAGCTATCACATAATAAAAGGTTGGTGGAAGGATACGGGGATGGCGGAGGATTTGCTTGAGGCAAATAGGTTGGTTTTGGAGGAAATAGAGGAGGAGATAAAGGGGGATATAGATGACTTGACAAAGGTTTCCGGAAGGGTGAAAATTGGGCTAGGGAGTATGATAAGGAATAGCGTTTTGCGAGGTCCACTCGTCATTGGGGATAATTGTGTGATTGAGGATTCTTATATCGGACCGTTTACCTCCATAGGGAATGATGTGAAGGTGAAGGAAACGGAGATAGAGCATTCAATAATCCTTGATGGATGCTTTATAAATCTAAAGGGAAGGCTGGAGGATACAATCTTGGGGAAAGGGGTGATATTAAAGAGGACGGAAGGGCGCCCTCTTAGTTATAAGTTAATTGCGGGAGACAAGAGCATATTGGAGGTGATGTGA
- a CDS encoding dTDP-4-dehydrorhamnose 3,5-epimerase family protein, with protein sequence MRLIEGVKIKILKPIPDDRGWLMEILRCDDEIFEKFGQVYLTVCYKGVVKAWHYHKLQTDHFAVIKGMAQVALYDLREDSPTKGEINEFFVGELNPLLIKIPPMVAHGFKAVGEGDAYVINVPTEPYNRENPDEYRLPWNDPNIPYSWEVRMR encoded by the coding sequence ATGAGATTGATAGAAGGAGTGAAAATAAAAATTCTCAAGCCAATTCCCGATGATAGGGGATGGCTTATGGAGATACTGAGATGCGATGACGAGATATTTGAGAAATTCGGACAGGTTTATCTGACTGTTTGCTATAAAGGGGTGGTGAAGGCGTGGCATTATCACAAATTGCAGACAGACCATTTCGCCGTCATCAAGGGAATGGCTCAAGTAGCCCTCTATGACCTGCGAGAGGATTCCCCTACGAAAGGGGAGATAAACGAGTTCTTCGTCGGGGAGCTCAATCCCCTCCTAATAAAGATACCACCGATGGTAGCCCATGGCTTCAAAGCAGTTGGGGAAGGTGACGCTTATGTGATAAATGTTCCCACGGAACCATATAACAGGGAAAACCCCGATGAATATCGCCTTCCCTGGAACGACCCCAATATTCCCTATAGCTGGGAGGTGAGAATGAGATGA
- the larA gene encoding nickel-dependent lactate racemase has protein sequence MIGGRVKVSLLYGEKVLFLELPAERVKAVLHSKDAPALEDVEGRIMELLDNPIASPPLREIARGKKTACVVISDITRPVPNRIILPPLLRYLEEAGIRREDILILIATGLHRPNLGDELERMVGREIMRNYRIENHIARDKSQQKFLGKTKRGTEVWVNRLYLEADLKILTGLIEPHFMAGYSGGRKSICPGISGVDTVKIQHGPHFLEHPNADNGIIEGNPFHEEALEIAKIAGADFILNITINRERKVTGVFAGDMEKAWEEGVKFVDKFVKVGIDEPVEVVLTHGGGAPLDATFYQTVKGMVGALPILKPGGTIIIASSCSEGVGSEEFRTLLWNSESLEKTVERMYDPANFIIDQWEVEELAKVYKKAKDVYLYTDGLSDEEIRHCFVKRAEDLERTIMDVLESYGKDAKLAVISEGPYIIPYVK, from the coding sequence ATGATAGGTGGGAGGGTAAAGGTATCGCTTTTGTATGGCGAGAAGGTGCTATTTTTGGAGCTTCCAGCGGAGAGGGTCAAAGCTGTTTTGCACAGCAAAGATGCTCCTGCTTTGGAGGATGTAGAGGGGAGAATTATGGAACTACTTGATAATCCCATCGCTTCTCCACCGTTAAGGGAGATAGCGAGAGGAAAGAAGACTGCTTGCGTTGTCATATCAGATATAACCCGCCCCGTTCCGAATCGTATTATCCTTCCACCTCTCCTTAGGTATTTGGAGGAAGCGGGGATAAGAAGGGAAGACATTTTGATATTGATAGCCACGGGTCTTCACCGTCCCAATTTGGGAGACGAATTGGAGAGAATGGTGGGGAGGGAGATAATGAGGAATTATCGCATTGAAAATCACATAGCAAGGGATAAATCGCAACAGAAATTCTTGGGAAAGACAAAGAGGGGAACGGAGGTGTGGGTCAATAGATTGTATTTGGAAGCGGATTTGAAGATATTGACCGGGCTCATTGAGCCCCATTTTATGGCTGGTTATTCGGGAGGACGCAAGAGCATATGCCCCGGCATTTCAGGGGTTGATACCGTGAAAATCCAGCACGGTCCCCATTTCCTTGAACATCCAAACGCCGATAATGGCATAATTGAGGGGAATCCCTTCCATGAGGAAGCTTTGGAGATAGCGAAAATAGCTGGCGCCGACTTCATTTTGAATATCACGATCAATAGGGAGAGGAAGGTAACAGGTGTTTTCGCTGGAGACATGGAGAAGGCTTGGGAGGAGGGGGTTAAGTTCGTGGATAAATTCGTAAAGGTGGGGATAGATGAACCTGTTGAGGTCGTCCTCACACATGGAGGAGGTGCTCCCCTTGATGCGACCTTCTATCAAACAGTTAAAGGTATGGTGGGCGCCCTCCCAATATTGAAGCCGGGTGGGACAATCATCATAGCCTCCTCCTGTTCAGAGGGAGTGGGTAGTGAGGAGTTCAGGACCCTCCTTTGGAATTCGGAATCTTTGGAGAAGACCGTGGAGAGGATGTATGACCCCGCCAATTTCATAATTGACCAGTGGGAGGTTGAGGAGCTCGCCAAGGTTTACAAGAAAGCGAAGGATGTCTATCTTTACACAGATGGATTGAGCGATGAAGAGATAAGGCACTGCTTTGTCAAGCGAGCGGAGGATTTGGAGAGGACGATTATGGATGTGCTTGAAAGCTATGGGAAGGATGCGAAGTTGGCGGTAATTTCGGAAGGACCGTATATAATTCCCTATGTGAAATGA
- a CDS encoding tetratricopeptide repeat protein produces MKDTIICPYCEAVNSKDSKFCRVCGSRLPTASQKEIAQLLLSASLHLANKRYDDAERECRLAIENDPFNADAHSLLGDIMERRGDFQSAIEEYREAIRLAPQERFYRTRLDEIGKKKSRRVPLTRRYILWLLSLSFLIFLAYRLFTLLISQGKP; encoded by the coding sequence ATGAAAGACACGATAATCTGCCCATATTGTGAAGCGGTTAATAGCAAGGATAGCAAGTTTTGCAGGGTATGTGGCTCAAGGCTGCCCACAGCCTCACAGAAGGAGATAGCTCAGCTGCTCCTTTCCGCAAGCCTCCATTTGGCGAATAAGAGATATGATGATGCGGAGAGGGAATGCAGATTGGCTATTGAGAACGACCCCTTCAACGCGGATGCACATTCCCTTTTGGGGGATATAATGGAGAGGAGGGGAGATTTCCAATCTGCTATAGAGGAATATAGGGAAGCGATTAGGTTGGCGCCGCAGGAGAGATTCTATCGCACGAGATTAGATGAGATAGGAAAAAAGAAGTCCAGGAGAGTTCCTTTAACAAGAAGATATATTCTCTGGCTACTTTCCCTTTCCTTTTTGATATTCTTAGCCTATCGTCTTTTCACCCTTTTAATAAGCCAAGGAAAGCCATAG
- a CDS encoding ABC transporter permease produces MFGFAWKEITRRKARSTLTIAGIFLSILLLVAALAIMQFFRDAMMVPFKTAGSDLAITAFVEPGPFKKIRQARHLGALPDSLLQQISQVQGVKGVSGVLLFWDYHPEEKNPMYNCCGVDVSNPSIGPLSLAPAAGQVYAVISGRSFSLDDKYVAIVDKKFAQAKNLNIGDHIEIGYKDFEIIGIADMQGVPRVAEAEVFIPLATAKELVHENQPNFPKDAVNMILVKLENPKEAEAIKPKIMKLVAQATGLKPKEQIKIITAEAILPDTTGVSTVAQRMIKVLSILVVIGVAILVMRTAVASIGERTREIGIMKALGWRNGDISKLMMMEMAVQTTIGGVLGIIVGYILAYIYASSAVFKLPHMLLPYSCAPAAAPPENLKVAMHVYPWIIITALLISIVVGVLSGYLASRKAAALEPAQAIRAI; encoded by the coding sequence ATGTTTGGTTTTGCTTGGAAGGAGATAACGAGAAGGAAGGCTCGCTCTACTTTAACCATTGCTGGGATATTCCTCAGCATTCTCCTTCTTGTTGCCGCGCTTGCGATTATGCAGTTTTTTAGAGACGCTATGATGGTCCCCTTCAAGACAGCGGGTTCAGATTTAGCAATTACTGCGTTTGTTGAGCCCGGACCCTTCAAAAAAATACGCCAAGCGAGACATTTAGGCGCCTTACCCGATAGTTTGCTGCAACAAATAAGCCAGGTTCAAGGGGTAAAGGGGGTAAGTGGGGTTCTTCTCTTTTGGGATTATCATCCAGAGGAAAAAAATCCTATGTATAACTGCTGTGGAGTTGATGTTAGCAATCCCTCCATCGGACCTCTTTCCCTTGCTCCCGCTGCAGGTCAGGTATACGCGGTTATAAGTGGACGGTCGTTTAGCTTGGATGACAAGTATGTAGCTATTGTGGATAAGAAATTCGCGCAAGCGAAAAACTTGAATATAGGCGACCATATAGAGATAGGTTATAAAGACTTTGAGATTATTGGGATAGCCGATATGCAGGGTGTGCCCCGTGTGGCTGAAGCGGAGGTATTTATCCCCCTCGCGACAGCCAAGGAGCTCGTTCACGAAAACCAGCCCAATTTCCCGAAGGATGCGGTAAATATGATACTCGTCAAGCTGGAAAATCCCAAGGAGGCTGAAGCAATAAAGCCGAAGATAATGAAGTTGGTAGCGCAAGCGACCGGTCTGAAGCCGAAGGAGCAGATAAAAATCATAACCGCTGAGGCGATACTGCCTGACACAACGGGAGTTTCCACAGTTGCCCAAAGAATGATTAAAGTTCTCAGCATCTTAGTTGTTATAGGGGTGGCGATATTGGTGATGAGGACAGCTGTTGCGTCCATAGGGGAGCGCACGAGGGAGATAGGGATTATGAAAGCCTTGGGTTGGAGAAATGGGGATATCTCAAAGCTAATGATGATGGAGATGGCTGTTCAAACAACTATTGGTGGAGTTCTGGGAATAATAGTAGGCTATATCCTTGCCTATATTTACGCCTCTTCCGCTGTATTCAAGTTGCCTCATATGCTCCTTCCTTATTCCTGCGCCCCCGCTGCCGCTCCACCTGAAAACTTGAAAGTGGCTATGCATGTATATCCTTGGATTATCATAACAGCCCTTCTCATCTCCATAGTCGTGGGCGTGCTTTCTGGATATCTCGCCTCTCGGAAGGCTGCTGCCCTTGAGCCCGCGCAGGCGATTAGGGCTATTTAA